In Staphylococcus saccharolyticus, one genomic interval encodes:
- the racE gene encoding glutamate racemase, whose amino-acid sequence MNKPIGVIDSGVGGLTVAKEIMRQLPNETIYYLGDIARCPYGPRPGEEVKQFTTELAQKLMEFDIKMLVIACNTATAVALEYLQKILPIPVIGVIEPGARTAIMTTKNQNVLVLGTEGTIKSEAYRTHIKKINPNVNVYGVACPGFVPLVEQMRYNDPTITSIVIHQTLKQWRNSDADTVILGCTHYPLLYKPIYEYFGGTKTVISSGLETAREVSALLTFSNEHASYDEHPGHRFFATGDTTHIKNIIAEWLKMNAEVVRITVKN is encoded by the coding sequence ATGAATAAACCTATTGGCGTCATTGATTCAGGTGTAGGTGGACTAACAGTAGCTAAGGAGATTATGCGACAATTACCAAATGAGACGATTTATTATCTCGGAGATATTGCCCGTTGTCCTTACGGTCCAAGACCTGGAGAAGAAGTTAAACAATTTACAACCGAATTAGCTCAGAAATTAATGGAATTTGATATCAAAATGTTAGTGATTGCATGCAACACTGCGACTGCTGTAGCTTTAGAATATTTACAAAAGATACTTCCAATACCAGTAATAGGAGTTATAGAACCAGGTGCTAGAACAGCAATTATGACAACTAAAAATCAAAATGTATTAGTGTTAGGTACTGAAGGAACAATAAAATCAGAAGCCTATCGCACACATATTAAGAAGATCAATCCTAATGTAAATGTATACGGAGTAGCGTGTCCTGGTTTTGTACCTCTTGTGGAACAAATGCGCTATAATGATCCAACGATTACAAGTATTGTTATTCATCAAACATTAAAGCAATGGAGAAATAGCGATGCTGATACGGTTATTTTAGGATGTACACATTATCCATTGTTATACAAACCAATTTATGAATACTTTGGAGGAACTAAAACAGTTATTTCATCAGGGTTAGAGACAGCTCGTGAAGTCAGTGCATTACTGACATTTAGTAATGAACATGCTAGTTATGATGAACATCCTGGTCATCGTTTTTTTGCTACAGGTGATACCACTCATATCAAGAACATTATTGCTGAATGGTTAAAGATGAATGCCGAAGTAGTACGTATCACTGTTAAAAATTAG
- the sdhB gene encoding succinate dehydrogenase iron-sulfur subunit: MADQSVKQILETQGNQQTQEQNQQSKQKTVKLIIKRQDNNESKPYEETFEIPYKENLNVIACLMEIRRNPLNAKGEKTSPVTWDMNCLEEVCGACSMVINGRARQACSAIVDQLEQPIRLEPMSTFPVIRDLQIDRSRMFDNLKRMEAWIPIDGTYDLGPGPRMPEKKRQTAYELSKCMTCGVCLEVCPNVTPNNKFVGAQAISQVRLFDLHPTGSMTKDERLEALMSSGGLQECGNSQNCVNACPKGIPLTTSIAAMNRETSFHMFKSFFGSDHQVD; the protein is encoded by the coding sequence ATGGCTGATCAATCAGTAAAGCAAATTTTAGAAACTCAAGGTAATCAACAAACTCAAGAACAGAATCAACAATCTAAACAAAAAACAGTAAAATTAATTATTAAACGTCAAGATAATAACGAATCTAAACCCTATGAAGAAACATTTGAAATCCCTTATAAAGAAAACTTAAATGTTATTGCTTGTTTGATGGAAATAAGACGTAATCCGTTAAATGCTAAAGGTGAAAAAACAAGTCCTGTAACTTGGGACATGAACTGTCTTGAAGAAGTATGCGGTGCTTGTTCAATGGTCATTAATGGTCGTGCAAGACAAGCATGTTCAGCAATCGTTGACCAATTAGAACAACCCATTCGTTTGGAGCCAATGAGTACATTCCCAGTTATTCGCGACTTACAAATTGACCGTTCAAGAATGTTTGACAACTTAAAACGCATGGAAGCTTGGATTCCAATTGATGGTACGTATGATTTAGGTCCTGGGCCACGTATGCCAGAGAAAAAACGTCAAACAGCTTACGAATTATCAAAATGTATGACATGTGGTGTATGTTTAGAGGTTTGCCCAAATGTTACACCAAATAACAAATTTGTAGGTGCACAAGCCATTTCACAAGTTCGTTTATTTGACTTGCATCCTACTGGTTCAATGACTAAAGATGAAAGATTAGAAGCTTTGATGAGTTCAGGAGGATTGCAAGAATGTGGTAACTCTCAAAACTGTGTGAATGCTTGTCCTAAAGGTATACCTTTGACAACTTCAATTGCAGCGATGAATAGAGAAACATCATTCCATATGTTTAAATCATTCTTCGGTTCTGATCATCAAGTAGATTAA